AGCCTCCGAAAGGATCTCTGGCTTCAGCACCCATTTAAAGAAAGCATCTTCAATCGGATATCGAACCGTCTTCTGCGAGATTCTTTTCGACCAAGCTGAAGGAAGAAACAGAACGAAACCGATTCCTACTTCGAATAGGTACGTAGCGAACGTGATTCTGAAATAGTAGTTCAGACTTTGCATCCATCTCGGGCGACCGGAGTCTGCCTCGAAGAATTCGATTCTATCCCCCGCCTCGCGATTGAATTTATGATGCATCAAATGACTAGCCTTCAACACCACGAATTGTGTACCGAATAAGATTGAGAGAACTCGCCCCCAAAATTGGCTTTGGGATCGGTCGTTGGAAAAATTACCGTGAATACTTTCATGGATCAAATTCCAAAGCAGATAAGAGAAAGGACCGCTCACAACGGCGAAGAAGATCCCGATACCGACCATGCCCGGGAAG
The genomic region above belongs to Leptospira fletcheri and contains:
- a CDS encoding fatty acid desaturase; this translates as MSGPFSYLLWNLIHESIHGNFSNDRSQSQFWGRVLSILFGTQFVVLKASHLMHHKFNREAGDRIEFFEADSGRPRWMQSLNYYFRITFATYLFEVGIGFVLFLPSAWSKRISQKTVRYPIEDAFFKWVLKPEILSEARKDLLFTFLLYSVSFWLYGTHFWILLILLLLRAFFVSFFDNAYHYAKEIDNKNSAYNLRLPDRLSRWFLHFNYHRIHHRFPGVPWNRLPKQMETVGEFWDKGFWRQAWSQWKGLI